Proteins encoded in a region of the Oncorhynchus clarkii lewisi isolate Uvic-CL-2024 chromosome 18, UVic_Ocla_1.0, whole genome shotgun sequence genome:
- the LOC139373085 gene encoding serine/threonine-protein kinase PAK 2-like isoform X1: MCDSGVCEDKPPAPPVRMNSQGGGAKDSVSGNYNSRSLPSVPEKQKRSKMISIFASEKGGRKKDRDKDNRPEISSPSDFEHTIHVGFDAVTGEFTGMPEQWSKLLQTSNISKSEQKQNPQAVLDILKFYDSSTAKQKYLSFSEKDAQSPGKQGATSSPSGGKDGDDDEDDGDEAPPPIVAPRPEHTKSVYTKSVIDPLPPLPEPDSASNRNKKKQQGKMTDEEIMEKLRTIVSIGDPKKKYTRYEKIGQGASGTVYTAIDVATGAEVAIKQINLQKQPKKELIINEILVMKELQQPNIVNYVDSFLVGEELFVVMEYLAGGSLTDVVTETCMDEAQIAAVCRECLQALEFLHANQVIHRDIKSDNVLLGMDGSVKLTDFGFCAQITPEQSKRSTMVGTPYWMAPEVVTRKAYGPKVDIWSLGIMAIEMVEGEPPYLNENPLRALYLIATNGTPELQSPEKLSPVFRSFLSRCLEMDVEKRGGGKELLQHPFLKLAKPLSSLTPLILAAKEAMKSNR, encoded by the exons atgtgtgacaGCGGTGTGTGTGAAGACAAGCCCCCCGCCCCCCCTGTCAGAATGAACAGCCAAGGAGGCGGAGCCAAGGACTCTGTGTCGGGCAACTACAATTCTCGGTCCCTTCCCTCTGTTCCTGAGAAACAGAAACGAAGTAAAATGATCTCCATATTTGCCTCCGagaaag gaggcAGGAAGAAGGATCGTGATAAGGACAACAGACCAGAGATCTCCTCTCCGTCAGACTTTGAACACACCATCCATGTGGGCTTCGACGCCGTCACAGGAGAGTTCACA ggcatgCCGGAACAGTGGTCCAAACTGCTCCAGACGTCTAACATCAGTAAATCGGAGCAGAAGCAGAATCCTCAGGCTGTTCTGGACATTCTCAAGTTCTACGACTCCTCCACcgcaaaacagaaatacctctcCTTCTCAG AAAAAGATGCACAGTCG cctGGAAAGCAGGGTGCCACGTCCTCGCCATCAGGCGGTAAGgacggtgatgatgatgaggatgatggagACGAAGCGCCGCCCCCTATTGTGGCACCACGGCCTGAGCACACCAAATCA gtgtACACCAAGTCTGTCATCGACCCACTTCCTCCGCTGCCAGAGCCTGACTCCGCCTCCAACAGGAACAAGAAGAAACAGCAGGGCAAGATGACTGATGAGGAAATCATGGAGAAACTAC GAACCATCGTCAGTATTGGAGATCCCAAGAAGAAGTACACACGCTATGAGAAGATCGGCCaggg aGCGTCTGGTACTGTCTATACAGCCATCGATGTTGCCACTGGTGCAGAG gTAGCTATCAAACAGATCAACCTCCAGAAACAGCCGAAGAAGGAGCTGATCATCAACGAGATCCTGGTGATGAAGGAGTTACAACAACCTAACATCGTCAACTAcgtagacag tttccTGGTAGGTGAGGAGTTGTTTGTGGTGATGGAGTATCTGGCTGGAGGTTCGCTCACGGACGTTGTCACGGAAACATGCATGGATGAGGCTCAGATCGCTGCTGTGtgcagagag TGTCTGCAGGCTCTGGAGTTCCTCCATGCCAACCAGGTGATCCACAGAGACATCAAGAGTGACAACGTGCTGCTGGGCATGGACGGATCTGTCAAGCTCA ctGACTTTGGGTTCTGTGCCCAGATCACTCCAGAGCAGAGTAAGAGGAGCACCATGGTGGGGACTCCCTACTGGATGGCTCCTGAGGTGGTGACCAGGAAGGCCTACGGACCCAAGGTGGACATCTGGTCCCTGGGCATCATGGCTATAGAGATGGTGGAGGGAGAACCCCCTTACCTCAACGAGAACCCACTCAGG GCCCTCTACCTGATAGCCACCAATGGGACTCCAGAGCTCCAGTCTCCAGAGAAGTTATCTCCAGTGTTCAGGTCCTTCCTGTCCCGCTGTCTGGAGATggatgtagagaagagaggaggggggaaagaactactgcag CATCCATTCCTAAAGCTGGCCAAGCCTCTCTCCAGCCTCACCCCTCTCATCCTGGCAGCCAAGGAGGCCATGAAGAGTAACCGCTAA
- the LOC139373085 gene encoding serine/threonine-protein kinase PAK 2-like isoform X2, which produces MCDSGVCEDKPPAPPVRMNSQGGGAKDSVSGNYNSRSLPSVPEKQKRSKMISIFASEKGRKKDRDKDNRPEISSPSDFEHTIHVGFDAVTGEFTGMPEQWSKLLQTSNISKSEQKQNPQAVLDILKFYDSSTAKQKYLSFSEKDAQSPGKQGATSSPSGGKDGDDDEDDGDEAPPPIVAPRPEHTKSVYTKSVIDPLPPLPEPDSASNRNKKKQQGKMTDEEIMEKLRTIVSIGDPKKKYTRYEKIGQGASGTVYTAIDVATGAEVAIKQINLQKQPKKELIINEILVMKELQQPNIVNYVDSFLVGEELFVVMEYLAGGSLTDVVTETCMDEAQIAAVCRECLQALEFLHANQVIHRDIKSDNVLLGMDGSVKLTDFGFCAQITPEQSKRSTMVGTPYWMAPEVVTRKAYGPKVDIWSLGIMAIEMVEGEPPYLNENPLRALYLIATNGTPELQSPEKLSPVFRSFLSRCLEMDVEKRGGGKELLQHPFLKLAKPLSSLTPLILAAKEAMKSNR; this is translated from the exons atgtgtgacaGCGGTGTGTGTGAAGACAAGCCCCCCGCCCCCCCTGTCAGAATGAACAGCCAAGGAGGCGGAGCCAAGGACTCTGTGTCGGGCAACTACAATTCTCGGTCCCTTCCCTCTGTTCCTGAGAAACAGAAACGAAGTAAAATGATCTCCATATTTGCCTCCGagaaag gcAGGAAGAAGGATCGTGATAAGGACAACAGACCAGAGATCTCCTCTCCGTCAGACTTTGAACACACCATCCATGTGGGCTTCGACGCCGTCACAGGAGAGTTCACA ggcatgCCGGAACAGTGGTCCAAACTGCTCCAGACGTCTAACATCAGTAAATCGGAGCAGAAGCAGAATCCTCAGGCTGTTCTGGACATTCTCAAGTTCTACGACTCCTCCACcgcaaaacagaaatacctctcCTTCTCAG AAAAAGATGCACAGTCG cctGGAAAGCAGGGTGCCACGTCCTCGCCATCAGGCGGTAAGgacggtgatgatgatgaggatgatggagACGAAGCGCCGCCCCCTATTGTGGCACCACGGCCTGAGCACACCAAATCA gtgtACACCAAGTCTGTCATCGACCCACTTCCTCCGCTGCCAGAGCCTGACTCCGCCTCCAACAGGAACAAGAAGAAACAGCAGGGCAAGATGACTGATGAGGAAATCATGGAGAAACTAC GAACCATCGTCAGTATTGGAGATCCCAAGAAGAAGTACACACGCTATGAGAAGATCGGCCaggg aGCGTCTGGTACTGTCTATACAGCCATCGATGTTGCCACTGGTGCAGAG gTAGCTATCAAACAGATCAACCTCCAGAAACAGCCGAAGAAGGAGCTGATCATCAACGAGATCCTGGTGATGAAGGAGTTACAACAACCTAACATCGTCAACTAcgtagacag tttccTGGTAGGTGAGGAGTTGTTTGTGGTGATGGAGTATCTGGCTGGAGGTTCGCTCACGGACGTTGTCACGGAAACATGCATGGATGAGGCTCAGATCGCTGCTGTGtgcagagag TGTCTGCAGGCTCTGGAGTTCCTCCATGCCAACCAGGTGATCCACAGAGACATCAAGAGTGACAACGTGCTGCTGGGCATGGACGGATCTGTCAAGCTCA ctGACTTTGGGTTCTGTGCCCAGATCACTCCAGAGCAGAGTAAGAGGAGCACCATGGTGGGGACTCCCTACTGGATGGCTCCTGAGGTGGTGACCAGGAAGGCCTACGGACCCAAGGTGGACATCTGGTCCCTGGGCATCATGGCTATAGAGATGGTGGAGGGAGAACCCCCTTACCTCAACGAGAACCCACTCAGG GCCCTCTACCTGATAGCCACCAATGGGACTCCAGAGCTCCAGTCTCCAGAGAAGTTATCTCCAGTGTTCAGGTCCTTCCTGTCCCGCTGTCTGGAGATggatgtagagaagagaggaggggggaaagaactactgcag CATCCATTCCTAAAGCTGGCCAAGCCTCTCTCCAGCCTCACCCCTCTCATCCTGGCAGCCAAGGAGGCCATGAAGAGTAACCGCTAA